In a single window of the Necator americanus strain Aroian chromosome X, whole genome shotgun sequence genome:
- a CDS encoding hypothetical protein (NECATOR_CHRX.G25167.T1) yields MNNIDDEYERFVEHLHDYARKAKNFKTKKRHLSLETLELIRQCGAARGAGKQELMSELAKLCRDAIKEHLKERRAEVLAKAAETGKSIRYARRNFAKHKTRITALRTPDGTNTASRRGWRVSFTTRVQTSTQISSTATTTCLLTF; encoded by the coding sequence AtgaacaacatcgacgacgaatatgaacggtttgtagaacatcttcacgactaTGCGAGGAAAGCGAAGAATTTCAAAACTAAAAAGAGACACCTGTCTTTGGAAACTCTAGAGCTTATACGTCAGTGCGGAGCTGCACGAGGAGCAGGTAAGCAAGAACTCAtgtccgagctcgcaaagcTTTGTAGAGATGCGATAAAAGAAcatctcaaagagagaagagcagaagtattGGCTAAAGCTGCAGAAACGGGAAAGAGCATTCGCTACGCCCGTCGGAACTTTGCCAAACATAAAACAAGAATTACTGCTCTCCGGACCCCAGATGGAACAAAtacagcatcgagaaggggatgGAGAGTGTCATTCACTACTAGAGTTCAGACTTCTACTCAGATATCTTCGACAGCCACgaccacttgcctcctcaccttctga
- a CDS encoding hypothetical protein (NECATOR_CHRX.G25168.T1), producing MPGSAHNTIASRTSVRPKAWKCLGGASGRRKPGKVAPGKTGLQESCMLPKRKRSRMTICTYNAQTLPPDAAIEDLTMKARKFKTSSD from the exons ATGCCAGGATCGGCTCATAATACTATTgcatcccgcacgtcggtccggccaaaagcctggaAGTGTCTGGGAGGTGCAAGTGGACG AAGAAAGCCTGGTaaggtagcgccaggaaagacggggttgcaggagtcatgtatgctaccgaaacggaagaggagtaggatgacgatctgtacttataacgcccaGACACTTCCACCGGATGCGGCCATAGAAGATCTGACAATGAAAGCCAGGAAGTTTaagacgtcatcggactga